The Vicia villosa cultivar HV-30 ecotype Madison, WI unplaced genomic scaffold, Vvil1.0 ctg.000659F_1_1, whole genome shotgun sequence genome has a window encoding:
- the LOC131630202 gene encoding G-type lectin S-receptor-like serine/threonine-protein kinase At1g11300, with protein MARIFGGNEDQENTRRVVGTYGYMSPEYAMQGLFSDKSDVFSFGVLLLEIISGRRNSSFYNCENSLTLLGFVWIQWTEDNILPVIDPGIYDHIHYKSVSRSIHIGLLCVQEFSTDRPTMAVVISMLNSEIVDLPPPKKPAFVLRQNMLSTVSCEECNDGLHSINLVSISDIHGR; from the exons ATGGCCAGAATCTTTGGAGGGAATGAAGATCAAGAAAATACTCGAAGAGTTGTTGGTACTTA TGGTTATATGTCTCCAGAATATGCAATGCAAGGACTCTTTTCTGATAAATCAGATGTCTTTAGCTTTGGAGTTTTGCTTCTTGAGATTATTAGTGGAAGACGAAATTCAAGCTTTTATAACTGCGAGAACTCTCTGACCCTTTTAGGATTC GTGTGGATACAATGGACAGAAGACAATATTTTACCTGTGATAGATCCAGGAATATACGATCATATACATTATAAATCCGTTTCTAGGTCCATACATATAGGACTCCTTTGTGTACAGGAATTTTCCACAGACAGGCCTACTATGGCTGTTGTGATTTCTATGCTTAATAGTGAGATTGTAGATCTTCCTCCTCCGAAGAAACCTGCATTCGTCCTGAGGCAGAATATGCTGAGCACGGTGTCGTGTGAAGAATGCAATGATGGGTTGCACTCTATCAACTTAGTCAGTATTTCAGACATCCATGGCAGATAG